In Dyella terrae, one DNA window encodes the following:
- the kdsA gene encoding 3-deoxy-8-phosphooctulonate synthase, which yields MKLCGFDVGLDQPLFLIAGPCVVESEQLQIDTAGTLKEITGRLGINFIFKSSFDKANRSSGNSFRGPGMEEGLRILGEVKRQLGVPVLTDVHEYTPFAEVASVVDVLQTPAFLCRQTDFIQAVARAGKPVNIKKGQFLAPWDMKHVVAKAKDVGNDDILVCERGASFGYNNLVSDMRSLSVMRETGCPVVFDATHSVQLPGGQGASSGGQREFVPVLARAAIAVGVAGLFAETHPNPEKALSDGPNAWPLGKMEALLETLMELDAVTKRHAFLEATV from the coding sequence ATGAAGCTTTGTGGATTCGACGTCGGCCTGGACCAGCCGCTGTTCCTGATCGCCGGCCCTTGCGTGGTGGAGTCGGAGCAGCTGCAGATCGACACGGCCGGCACGCTCAAGGAAATCACCGGCCGGCTCGGTATCAACTTCATCTTCAAATCGAGCTTCGACAAGGCCAACCGTTCCTCGGGCAACAGCTTCCGCGGCCCGGGCATGGAAGAAGGTCTGCGCATCCTCGGTGAAGTGAAGCGCCAGCTCGGCGTGCCGGTACTGACCGACGTGCACGAATACACCCCGTTCGCCGAAGTGGCGTCGGTGGTGGACGTGCTGCAGACGCCGGCTTTCCTGTGCCGCCAGACCGATTTCATCCAGGCTGTCGCTCGCGCGGGCAAGCCGGTGAACATCAAGAAGGGCCAGTTCCTGGCGCCGTGGGACATGAAGCACGTGGTCGCCAAGGCCAAGGACGTCGGCAACGACGACATCCTGGTCTGCGAACGTGGTGCGAGTTTTGGCTACAACAACCTGGTCTCCGACATGCGCTCGCTGAGCGTCATGCGCGAAACCGGGTGCCCGGTGGTGTTCGACGCCACCCACTCGGTGCAGTTGCCGGGTGGCCAGGGCGCGAGCTCGGGCGGCCAGCGCGAATTCGTGCCGGTGCTGGCGCGCGCGGCGATTGCCGTGGGCGTCGCCGGTCTCTTCGCCGAAACCCATCCGAATCCGGAAAAGGCCTTGAGCGATGGCCCGAATGCGTGGCCGTTGGGCAAGATGGAAGCCCTGCTGGAGACGCTGATGGAGCTGGACGCCGTCACCAAGCGTCACGCCTTCCTCGAAGCTACCGTGTAA
- the eno gene encoding phosphopyruvate hydratase: MSTDITRIHAREILDSRGNPTLEAEVTLSNGGFGRAAVPSGASTGTREAVELRDGDKSRYLGKGVTKAVGNVNGEIANALKGFDAADQKGLDAKLIALDGTPNKGRLGANALLGVSMAAAHAVAASRGEPLWKYLSHGKPGTLPVPMMNIINGGAHADNNVDVQEFMVLPVGMPSFAEALRAGTEIFHALKSVLKGKGLNTAVGDEGGFAPNLRSNVEALDTILEAVNTTGYKIGSDILLGLDVASSEFFKDGKYDLEGEGKIYTPAQFVDLLADWSRQYPIVTIEDGMAEGDWDGWKLLTDAIGKKVQLVGDDLFVTNPAIFREGIEKHIANAILIKVNQIGTLSETLEAIAMADAAKYAAIVSHRSGETEDTTISDIAVATTATQIKTGSLCRTDRVAKYNQLLRIEEQLGSAARYAGRHAFPNLSSLPG; this comes from the coding sequence ATGAGCACTGACATCACCCGCATCCACGCCCGTGAAATCCTCGACTCGCGTGGCAATCCCACGCTTGAAGCCGAGGTCACGCTGTCCAATGGCGGCTTCGGTCGTGCGGCCGTGCCCAGTGGCGCGTCCACCGGTACCCGCGAAGCCGTGGAGCTGCGCGACGGTGACAAGTCCCGATACCTGGGCAAGGGCGTGACCAAGGCGGTCGGCAACGTCAATGGCGAAATCGCCAACGCGCTGAAGGGCTTCGATGCGGCTGACCAGAAGGGTCTGGATGCGAAGCTGATCGCCCTCGACGGCACCCCGAACAAGGGGCGCCTGGGTGCGAACGCTCTGCTCGGTGTTTCCATGGCCGCTGCCCACGCCGTGGCCGCTTCGCGCGGTGAGCCGCTGTGGAAGTACTTGTCGCACGGCAAGCCGGGCACGCTGCCGGTGCCGATGATGAACATCATCAACGGCGGTGCGCATGCCGACAACAACGTCGACGTGCAGGAATTCATGGTGCTGCCGGTCGGCATGCCGAGCTTCGCCGAGGCGCTGCGCGCCGGCACCGAAATCTTCCACGCGCTCAAGAGCGTGCTGAAGGGCAAGGGCCTGAACACGGCGGTGGGTGACGAAGGTGGCTTTGCCCCGAACCTGCGTTCCAACGTCGAAGCACTCGACACGATCCTCGAAGCCGTCAACACGACCGGCTACAAGATCGGCAGCGACATCCTGCTCGGCCTCGACGTGGCCAGCTCGGAGTTCTTCAAGGACGGCAAGTACGACCTGGAAGGCGAAGGCAAGATCTACACGCCGGCCCAGTTCGTCGATCTGCTGGCCGACTGGAGCCGCCAGTACCCGATCGTCACCATCGAAGACGGCATGGCCGAAGGCGACTGGGACGGCTGGAAGCTGCTGACCGACGCCATCGGCAAGAAGGTGCAGTTGGTGGGCGACGACCTGTTTGTCACCAATCCGGCGATCTTCCGCGAGGGCATCGAGAAGCACATCGCCAACGCGATCCTGATCAAGGTGAACCAGATCGGCACGCTGTCGGAAACGCTGGAAGCCATCGCCATGGCCGACGCCGCCAAGTACGCGGCCATCGTGTCGCACCGTTCGGGCGAAACCGAAGACACCACCATTTCGGACATTGCCGTCGCAACCACGGCCACGCAGATCAAGACCGGCTCGCTGTGCCGCACCGATCGCGTTGCCAAGTACAACCAGCTGTTGCGCATCGAGGAGCAGCTTGGCTCGGCCGCGCGCTACGCCGGTCGCCATGCCTTCCCGAACCTGAGCAGCCTTCCGGGCTAA
- the ftsB gene encoding cell division protein FtsB: MLRWIALVLLLVLIGLQVKLWTGNGGVREVESLRASVKKQADDNARLLQRNQALGADVDDLKHGEQAVEARARAELGLVKPGETFYQVVEKPGAASSVAPPPPSTPSNGP; the protein is encoded by the coding sequence ATGCTGCGCTGGATTGCTCTGGTGTTGTTGCTCGTGCTGATCGGTCTGCAGGTGAAACTGTGGACCGGCAACGGCGGCGTGCGCGAAGTGGAATCGCTTCGCGCTTCCGTCAAGAAGCAGGCGGACGATAACGCCCGGTTGCTCCAGCGCAACCAGGCGCTTGGCGCTGACGTGGATGACCTCAAGCACGGCGAACAGGCAGTCGAAGCGCGTGCGCGTGCGGAGCTGGGCCTGGTCAAGCCGGGCGAAACCTTCTACCAGGTCGTGGAAAAGCCGGGCGCGGCCAGCAGCGTCGCGCCGCCGCCACCCTCAACCCCCAGCAACGGGCCATAA
- the ispD gene encoding 2-C-methyl-D-erythritol 4-phosphate cytidylyltransferase produces MSGLWCVVPAAGRGARVGGDIPKQYLPLAGRPLILHTLDRLGSHPGIAGLMVVLGANDGLWPGLTELHGKPVHTVLGGAERCDSVLAGLRGLPADVAGHDFVLVHDAARPCVRKADIARLIAQGAAAGGGLLGAPLRDTLKRANADGRSEVTEPRDHRWRAFTPQMFRRAELERALQSAATQGVVVSDEAMAMEKSGFSPFLVEGAEDNIKVTTPADFALAEFLLEKTL; encoded by the coding sequence ATGAGCGGTCTGTGGTGTGTCGTGCCGGCAGCCGGTCGTGGCGCCCGGGTAGGGGGAGACATCCCTAAGCAATACCTGCCGTTGGCGGGGCGCCCGCTGATACTGCACACCCTGGATCGGCTCGGGTCGCATCCGGGGATCGCCGGGCTGATGGTGGTGCTGGGGGCCAATGACGGGCTGTGGCCGGGCCTGACCGAACTTCACGGTAAACCCGTACATACCGTCCTGGGTGGTGCCGAGCGTTGCGATTCGGTCCTGGCGGGATTGCGTGGCTTGCCTGCCGATGTCGCCGGGCATGATTTCGTGCTGGTGCACGACGCCGCGCGCCCCTGCGTGCGCAAGGCTGATATCGCCAGGCTGATTGCCCAGGGCGCAGCCGCCGGCGGCGGCCTGCTGGGCGCGCCGTTGCGCGATACGCTCAAGCGGGCAAACGCCGATGGTCGCAGTGAAGTCACGGAACCGCGCGATCATCGCTGGCGCGCGTTCACGCCTCAGATGTTCCGCCGTGCCGAACTCGAGCGGGCGCTGCAGTCGGCGGCGACCCAGGGAGTGGTGGTCAGCGACGAGGCGATGGCGATGGAAAAATCGGGGTTTTCGCCATTTCTTGTCGAGGGGGCGGAAGACAATATCAAGGTAACGACGCCGGCCGATTTTGCGCTGGCTGAATTCCTGCTGGAAAAGACGCTTTAA
- the ispF gene encoding 2-C-methyl-D-erythritol 2,4-cyclodiphosphate synthase gives MRIGQGFDVHAFGEGGHVMLGGVRIPHDRGVEAHSDGDVVLHALCDAIFGALALGDIGRHFPPSQEQWRDVDSRVFLRHAAGMMRDRGYAMGNADVTVICERPKVGPHAQAMREIIARELGCDVECISVKATTTEKLGFTGRGEGIAAQACVLLVVA, from the coding sequence ATGCGCATCGGCCAGGGTTTCGATGTCCACGCGTTTGGCGAGGGTGGCCACGTCATGCTGGGCGGCGTGCGCATTCCGCATGATCGCGGCGTGGAAGCCCACTCCGATGGCGACGTCGTCCTGCATGCCCTGTGCGATGCCATCTTTGGCGCGCTGGCGCTGGGCGATATCGGGCGCCATTTTCCGCCGAGCCAGGAGCAGTGGCGCGACGTGGACAGCCGTGTCTTCCTCCGTCATGCCGCCGGCATGATGCGTGATCGTGGTTATGCGATGGGTAATGCCGACGTCACGGTCATCTGCGAGCGCCCGAAGGTAGGCCCGCACGCCCAAGCCATGCGCGAAATCATTGCCCGTGAGCTGGGCTGCGACGTGGAATGCATCAGCGTGAAGGCCACCACGACCGAAAAGCTGGGCTTCACCGGGCGCGGCGAGGGCATTGCAGCCCAGGCCTGCGTCCTGCTGGTTGTCGCATGA
- the mgtE gene encoding magnesium transporter, protein MTEAEARGSANRLHEQLEAIIDLLRRQKLVEQVAHAQHGVHQDIVDNLLHRQHLAELQLQLDGLHPADIAYILEALPLEDRLSVWQLVRSDRDGEILLEVSDSVRETLIADMDQGEILAAVEPLEADELADLVEDLPTEVLPELMASLDAQQREQLQSALSWKEDQVGALMDFEMVTIREDVSLETVLRYLRRFDELPAQTDKLFVVNNVNLLTGVLPLHWLLVNSPERMVSEVMAPDVNTFHPGDDAYDVAQAFERYDLVTAPVVDDHGHLIGRITVDAMVDVIREEGESEALSRGGLREEEDIFASVWKSFRNRWAWLAINLVTAFVASRVIGLFEGSIQHLVALATLMPIVAGIGGNSGNQTITMIVRAMALDQVSTESVRRLWRKEITVSLVNGLIWGSVIGVVAWMLYDNFALGVVMTAAMTLNLLLAAFCGVGIPMLMARAGRDPALGSSVLITAMTDSGGFFIFLGLATLFLM, encoded by the coding sequence ATGACCGAGGCCGAAGCCCGCGGCTCCGCTAACCGGTTGCACGAGCAGCTGGAAGCCATCATCGATTTGCTACGCCGGCAGAAGCTGGTGGAGCAGGTGGCCCACGCCCAGCACGGCGTGCATCAGGACATCGTCGACAATCTGTTGCATCGCCAGCATCTGGCGGAGCTTCAGTTGCAGTTGGATGGCCTTCATCCGGCCGACATCGCGTATATCCTGGAGGCCTTGCCGCTAGAGGATCGCCTGTCCGTCTGGCAGCTGGTCCGGTCCGATCGCGACGGCGAGATCCTGCTCGAAGTGTCGGACTCGGTACGCGAAACCCTGATCGCCGACATGGACCAGGGCGAAATCCTCGCCGCCGTCGAGCCGCTCGAAGCTGACGAGCTGGCGGACCTGGTCGAAGACCTCCCTACCGAAGTGCTGCCGGAGCTGATGGCCAGCCTGGACGCGCAGCAGCGCGAGCAGCTGCAGTCGGCACTGTCGTGGAAAGAGGACCAGGTCGGCGCGTTGATGGACTTCGAGATGGTGACCATCCGCGAGGATGTGAGCCTGGAGACGGTGCTGCGATACCTGCGTCGTTTCGACGAGCTGCCTGCGCAGACCGACAAGCTGTTCGTAGTGAACAACGTCAACTTGCTGACCGGTGTTTTGCCGCTGCACTGGCTGCTGGTCAATTCGCCCGAGCGCATGGTGAGCGAAGTGATGGCGCCCGACGTCAACACCTTCCACCCCGGCGACGATGCGTACGACGTGGCACAGGCGTTTGAGCGCTACGATCTGGTGACTGCGCCCGTGGTCGACGACCATGGCCACCTGATCGGACGCATCACCGTGGACGCCATGGTGGACGTGATTCGTGAGGAAGGTGAGAGCGAGGCCTTGAGTCGCGGCGGTCTGCGCGAAGAAGAAGATATCTTCGCCTCCGTGTGGAAGTCGTTCCGCAATCGCTGGGCCTGGCTGGCGATCAATCTCGTGACCGCTTTCGTTGCCTCGCGCGTGATCGGCCTGTTTGAAGGCTCCATTCAGCACCTGGTCGCACTGGCGACCCTGATGCCGATCGTCGCCGGCATCGGCGGCAATTCCGGCAACCAGACCATCACGATGATCGTCCGCGCCATGGCCCTGGACCAGGTCAGCACGGAGAGCGTGCGCCGCCTGTGGCGCAAGGAAATTACGGTATCCCTGGTGAATGGCCTGATCTGGGGCAGCGTGATCGGCGTCGTCGCGTGGATGCTCTACGACAATTTTGCACTCGGCGTGGTGATGACCGCGGCGATGACACTGAATCTGCTGCTCGCTGCCTTTTGCGGCGTCGGCATCCCGATGCTGATGGCGCGAGCCGGTCGCGATCCGGCACTCGGATCGAGCGTATTGATCACCGCCATGACCGACAGCGGTGGCTTCTTTATTTTCCTGGGTCTGGCGACCCTGTTCCTGATGTAA
- the truD gene encoding tRNA pseudouridine(13) synthase TruD has translation MSELPYAYGAPPLTAQLRATPEDFQVEELLGYEADGEGEHAMLWVEKRGANTDWVGRELAKFAEVSPVGVGFAGMKDRHAVTRQAFTVQLAGKPDPDWSVFPHAEVRVLAATRHKRKLKRGALRGNRFVIVLRNAQGDRDAVERVLQQIATRGVPNYFGEQRFGREGSNIAQARAMFGGKRVDRDKRSFLLSAARSHIFNAVLAERVERDAWDKPLEGEIWSLAGSRSWFGPEPFDATLADRVARGDIHPSGPLWGQGDTPAQGPAAEVENAVAAANQDLADGLVAARMDQERRALRLLPTDLKWRWLDEDALELSFELPAGAYATVVVRELAVV, from the coding sequence ATGTCCGAGCTTCCCTACGCCTACGGCGCGCCGCCGTTGACCGCGCAGCTGCGCGCCACCCCTGAAGACTTCCAGGTTGAAGAACTCCTTGGCTATGAGGCCGACGGCGAAGGCGAGCACGCCATGCTGTGGGTGGAAAAGCGTGGCGCGAATACCGATTGGGTCGGTCGCGAGCTTGCGAAGTTCGCTGAAGTGTCACCCGTGGGCGTGGGTTTTGCGGGCATGAAGGATCGCCACGCCGTAACGCGCCAGGCGTTCACCGTACAGCTCGCCGGCAAACCCGATCCCGATTGGTCGGTATTTCCTCACGCCGAAGTGAGGGTGCTTGCAGCCACGCGGCACAAGCGCAAGCTCAAGCGCGGTGCGTTGCGCGGCAACCGCTTCGTCATCGTGCTGCGCAATGCGCAGGGCGACCGGGACGCCGTTGAACGCGTACTGCAGCAGATCGCCACGCGCGGTGTGCCCAACTATTTTGGCGAGCAGCGTTTCGGGCGCGAGGGCAGCAATATCGCCCAGGCGCGTGCCATGTTCGGTGGCAAGCGTGTGGACCGTGACAAGCGCAGCTTTCTGCTGTCTGCCGCGCGATCGCACATCTTCAATGCCGTGCTCGCTGAGCGCGTCGAGCGCGATGCGTGGGACAAGCCGCTTGAAGGTGAGATCTGGTCGCTGGCCGGGTCACGTTCGTGGTTCGGACCGGAACCGTTCGATGCCACGCTGGCCGATCGTGTTGCCCGTGGCGATATCCATCCGTCGGGGCCGCTCTGGGGGCAGGGCGATACGCCCGCTCAAGGACCTGCCGCCGAGGTCGAGAACGCGGTGGCGGCGGCCAATCAGGATCTGGCCGACGGGCTGGTTGCCGCGCGAATGGACCAGGAGCGACGTGCACTGCGTCTGCTGCCTACCGATCTGAAATGGCGCTGGTTGGATGAGGATGCGCTGGAGTTGAGCTTCGAACTGCCGGCGGGCGCGTATGCGACGGTGGTGGTGCGGGAGCTGGCGGTGGTTTGA
- a CDS encoding Smr/MutS family protein produces MKRRPPNPVSDDDTRLFRESIGEIRRLDEVAAPPEAPKPEPRAHMLEADEAAVPAELLDMAFDPGLMEVGEELSYLRDGYPPKLLRQLKRGQFSVQDDIDLHQMNAAAATATIADFLAEARHNGIRCVRIVHGKGLRSKAAGPVLKALTDRLLRRRDDVIAFASARPMQGGTGAVVVLLKG; encoded by the coding sequence ATGAAGCGACGGCCTCCCAACCCTGTCTCCGACGACGACACCCGCTTGTTTCGCGAGTCGATCGGCGAGATTCGTCGCCTTGACGAGGTGGCCGCGCCACCGGAAGCGCCAAAGCCCGAACCACGGGCCCACATGCTCGAAGCTGACGAAGCCGCTGTCCCCGCCGAGTTGCTGGACATGGCGTTCGACCCGGGCCTCATGGAAGTCGGCGAGGAACTGAGCTATTTGCGCGACGGTTATCCGCCGAAGCTGCTCCGCCAGCTCAAACGCGGTCAGTTCAGCGTGCAGGACGATATCGACCTGCATCAGATGAATGCGGCCGCCGCCACGGCGACGATCGCGGACTTCCTGGCCGAGGCCCGGCACAACGGGATTCGCTGCGTGCGCATCGTGCACGGGAAGGGGCTGCGGTCGAAGGCGGCGGGGCCGGTGCTGAAGGCGCTGACCGATCGCCTGCTCAGGCGACGCGATGATGTGATTGCATTTGCATCGGCGCGGCCGATGCAGGGTGGGACGGGGGCGGTGGTGGTGTTGTTGAAGGGGTGA
- the surE gene encoding 5'/3'-nucleotidase SurE: MRVLVSNDDGVDAPGIRVLAERLAAAGHEVTVVAPDRDRSGASNSLTLDAPIRALRMDNGYYRVAGTPTDCVHLALAGMLDFEPDIVVSGINNSANLGDDVIYSGTVSAAMEGRFLGLPAIAVSLVSQDHKGEHYESAAKSVLRVMERLVVDPLPADTILNVNVPDRPWDEIHGYEVTRLGKRHRSKSCIKQTDPRGKTIWWIGPAGDVDDAGPGTDFNAIHRGYVSITPIHTDLTRYQALEKVSTWVQGLTDAMVDADDKAA, from the coding sequence ATGCGAGTACTCGTTAGTAATGACGACGGTGTGGATGCCCCGGGCATCCGCGTCCTGGCTGAGCGACTGGCTGCGGCCGGGCATGAAGTGACCGTCGTGGCGCCGGATCGGGACCGATCGGGCGCCAGCAACTCCCTGACGCTGGATGCGCCTATTCGTGCGCTGCGAATGGACAACGGCTACTACCGCGTTGCCGGGACGCCCACGGACTGCGTCCATCTGGCCCTGGCTGGCATGCTCGATTTCGAGCCGGACATCGTGGTTTCGGGCATCAACAATTCCGCCAACCTGGGCGATGACGTCATTTACTCCGGCACGGTGTCGGCGGCGATGGAAGGTCGCTTCCTGGGATTGCCGGCCATTGCCGTGTCCCTGGTCAGCCAGGATCACAAGGGCGAACACTACGAGTCCGCCGCCAAGTCCGTCCTGCGGGTGATGGAACGCCTGGTGGTCGATCCGCTGCCCGCCGATACCATTCTCAACGTCAATGTGCCGGACCGTCCCTGGGACGAGATCCATGGCTACGAAGTCACCCGCCTGGGCAAGCGCCACCGCTCCAAGTCCTGCATCAAGCAGACCGACCCGCGCGGCAAGACCATCTGGTGGATCGGCCCTGCCGGCGACGTCGATGATGCCGGCCCTGGCACGGACTTCAACGCCATCCATCGCGGCTACGTGTCCATTACGCCCATTCATACCGACCTGACCCGCTACCAGGCGCTGGAGAAAGTCAGTACCTGGGTGCAGGGCCTGACCGATGCGATGGTCGATGCCGACGACAAGGCCGCGTGA
- a CDS encoding protein-L-isoaspartate(D-aspartate) O-methyltransferase, whose product MTSQRARDRLASKLKEEGIRDQRVIDVIRNLPRHHFIDQALHSRAYENTALPIGHGQTISQPWVVARMTEALLEFGMPQKVLEVGTGSGYQAVVLASLVPQLFTVERIEELLRQARRRFRQLGLNNIRSRHDDGKLGWPDEAPFDAIILTAAGDAIPTQLLDQLSPTGVLVAPVGSPSSQMLIRLRGDGQGDFIQEELGAVSFVPLLGGIG is encoded by the coding sequence ATGACCTCCCAGCGTGCGCGCGACCGCCTGGCTTCCAAGCTCAAGGAAGAGGGCATTCGCGACCAGCGCGTCATTGATGTCATTCGCAACCTGCCACGCCACCATTTCATCGACCAGGCGCTCCATTCGCGCGCCTACGAAAACACCGCGCTGCCGATCGGTCACGGCCAGACCATTTCCCAGCCGTGGGTGGTGGCGCGCATGACCGAGGCGCTGCTCGAATTCGGCATGCCGCAGAAGGTGCTGGAAGTCGGTACCGGCTCGGGCTATCAGGCGGTCGTGTTGGCGTCGCTGGTGCCTCAGTTGTTCACGGTTGAACGCATTGAGGAACTGCTCCGGCAGGCGCGCCGCCGCTTCCGCCAGCTGGGCCTCAACAACATCCGCTCCCGTCACGATGACGGCAAGCTGGGTTGGCCGGATGAGGCCCCCTTCGACGCCATCATTCTGACCGCTGCCGGTGACGCCATTCCGACGCAGCTGCTCGATCAGCTGAGCCCCACGGGCGTGCTGGTGGCGCCGGTGGGTTCGCCCAGCAGCCAGATGCTGATTCGACTGCGCGGCGACGGGCAAGGCGACTTCATACAGGAAGAACTGGGCGCGGTAAGTTTCGTGCCGCTGCTCGGCGGCATCGGTTGA
- a CDS encoding YqaA family protein: MRLFGALYARALNWARHPKAVFYLCGLSFVEAFIFPIMPEVMLAPMMLGKRHKAFFYANISLLFSLLGSLVGYALGHWAFQALHPVLDALHLLAPIEQGVENLRTQMNQHWLGLLLVLALAALQPVVPMKFVTWASGIVGVPIIPFLVCMAVGRGKRVWLLALLIRIFGERAERILHKHIEWIGWAAVVILAGLAVWWLWLK; encoded by the coding sequence ATGCGTTTGTTTGGAGCGCTCTATGCGCGTGCCCTTAACTGGGCGCGCCATCCCAAGGCGGTCTTTTACCTCTGCGGCCTGAGCTTCGTGGAAGCCTTCATCTTCCCGATCATGCCGGAGGTGATGCTGGCGCCGATGATGCTGGGCAAGCGTCACAAGGCCTTTTTCTACGCCAACATCAGCTTGCTGTTCTCACTGCTCGGCTCGCTGGTCGGCTATGCGCTGGGCCACTGGGCCTTCCAGGCGCTGCATCCGGTGCTCGATGCCCTGCATTTGCTGGCGCCGATCGAACAGGGCGTGGAGAACCTGCGCACCCAGATGAACCAGCATTGGCTTGGGTTGCTGCTGGTGCTGGCGCTGGCCGCGCTGCAGCCGGTCGTGCCGATGAAGTTCGTGACCTGGGCGTCGGGCATCGTCGGCGTGCCGATTATCCCGTTCCTGGTCTGCATGGCCGTGGGCCGCGGCAAACGCGTGTGGCTGCTGGCCCTGCTGATCCGCATCTTTGGCGAACGTGCCGAACGCATCCTGCACAAGCACATCGAATGGATCGGCTGGGCGGCGGTGGTGATCCTTGCCGGGCTGGCTGTCTGGTGGCTGTGGCTGAAGTAA
- a CDS encoding peptidoglycan DD-metalloendopeptidase family protein has product MLTAMKGFLRYLAPAAIALTLAACVTPPPQRSVIVERAPSRGTSTAPTPAPRASAPGGTYRVVQGDTLYSIAFRNGVDFRDLATWNNIAAPYTIWPGQTLKLSANGGARPPAHTVAAAPVAHPATSSTAPAHAVTPAPTPSPGFQSVESSPQATATTAQPAPQPATPPATAVASTTSVVPVAGVPASAHSAPPPPAPPAAVPAGASRSSGGVNWRWPADGTIGKRFQSGDAIPGIEILGKTGDPVRAAADGVVVYSGNGLVGYGELIIIKHNDSFLSAYGHNSKRLVKEGQRVSAGQQIAEMGATSAPREELQFQIRKDGNPVDPMSYLPPR; this is encoded by the coding sequence ATGCTCACCGCCATGAAAGGATTTCTCCGCTACCTCGCACCTGCCGCCATCGCGCTTACGCTGGCGGCATGCGTGACGCCGCCACCGCAGCGCTCGGTCATCGTTGAACGTGCCCCGTCGCGAGGCACGAGCACGGCGCCGACGCCTGCGCCGCGCGCATCCGCGCCGGGCGGTACCTACCGGGTGGTCCAGGGCGATACCCTTTATTCGATCGCTTTCCGCAATGGCGTGGACTTCCGAGATCTGGCGACCTGGAACAACATTGCCGCGCCGTACACCATCTGGCCGGGGCAGACGCTGAAGCTGTCCGCCAATGGTGGCGCCCGACCGCCGGCCCATACCGTGGCAGCCGCGCCCGTGGCGCACCCTGCGACATCCTCGACGGCGCCGGCCCATGCCGTAACGCCTGCTCCGACGCCGTCGCCCGGCTTCCAGAGTGTCGAGTCGTCGCCACAAGCCACCGCCACGACGGCCCAGCCGGCGCCGCAGCCGGCCACGCCGCCTGCGACCGCCGTTGCCAGCACCACGTCGGTGGTGCCGGTGGCCGGCGTGCCTGCCAGCGCGCATTCCGCGCCACCGCCGCCGGCTCCGCCCGCAGCGGTTCCCGCCGGTGCCAGTCGCTCAAGCGGTGGCGTCAACTGGCGCTGGCCAGCCGATGGCACGATCGGCAAACGTTTCCAGAGTGGCGATGCCATTCCCGGCATCGAGATTCTCGGCAAGACGGGTGATCCCGTCCGTGCTGCCGCCGATGGCGTGGTGGTGTACAGCGGCAATGGCCTGGTGGGCTACGGCGAGCTGATCATCATCAAGCACAACGACAGCTTCCTGTCGGCCTACGGGCACAACAGCAAGCGCCTGGTGAAAGAAGGTCAGCGAGTCAGTGCTGGCCAGCAGATTGCGGAAATGGGTGCGACCAGCGCACCGCGGGAGGAACTGCAGTTCCAGATCCGCAAGGACGGCAATCCCGTCGACCCGATGAGTTATCTGCCACCGCGCTGA
- a CDS encoding Mth938-like domain-containing protein: MDLSLDRPGEYLYVRRVGPNSITVVDRDYSRSLVVSPARVLEDWPVSHASQLDAEHVSTILELKPEVVILGTGDRQVFPAAAFLAGFLKKGVGVEVMDNAAAARTYDLLAGESRRVVAAFILPA; encoded by the coding sequence ATGGACCTGTCCCTCGACCGCCCCGGCGAATACCTGTACGTCCGCCGCGTAGGCCCGAACAGCATCACCGTGGTGGACCGCGACTACAGCCGCAGTCTGGTGGTATCGCCCGCTCGCGTACTGGAAGACTGGCCGGTTTCGCATGCGAGCCAGCTGGACGCTGAGCATGTGTCCACGATTCTTGAGCTCAAGCCCGAGGTGGTCATCCTGGGTACGGGCGATCGACAGGTCTTCCCTGCCGCGGCGTTCCTCGCTGGCTTTCTCAAGAAGGGTGTCGGCGTCGAAGTGATGGACAACGCTGCCGCTGCACGCACCTACGACCTGCTGGCCGGCGAAAGCCGCCGCGTCGTCGCGGCGTTCATCCTTCCCGCCTAG
- the yhbY gene encoding ribosome assembly RNA-binding protein YhbY, with translation MAISPSQRRYLRSLAHDLKPVILLGNKGATDAVLKELDLALSHHELVKIKLSGGDKDERQEQIDFLANGTSAENVQQIGHIVVLFRRNEDEPKLALPR, from the coding sequence ATGGCCATCTCCCCTTCACAACGCCGCTATCTGCGCAGCCTGGCGCATGACCTCAAGCCGGTCATCCTGCTGGGTAACAAGGGCGCGACCGACGCCGTGCTCAAGGAACTGGACCTGGCGCTGTCCCACCACGAGCTGGTAAAGATCAAGCTTTCCGGCGGCGACAAGGATGAGCGTCAGGAGCAGATCGATTTCCTCGCCAACGGCACGTCGGCCGAAAACGTCCAGCAGATCGGTCATATCGTCGTTCTGTTCCGCCGCAACGAAGACGAGCCGAAGCTCGCCCTGCCCCGCTGA